From Xylanibacter oryzae DSM 17970, a single genomic window includes:
- a CDS encoding methylated-DNA--[protein]-cysteine S-methyltransferase codes for MNLYLCKYVSPLGDITMASDGEALTGLWFDGQKYFPQLSSEYIFDYNIPVFIQARKWLDAYFRGINPGEIPPIHLKGSSFRILVWDILQAVPYGKSITYSDIARQIAIKMRISKMSAQAVGGAVSHNPISIIVPCHRVIGVKGDLTGYAGGLQRKIELLRIEHTDFLM; via the coding sequence ATGAACTTATATTTATGTAAGTATGTCTCACCATTAGGTGATATCACTATGGCCAGTGATGGTGAAGCACTAACTGGTCTATGGTTTGACGGACAGAAATATTTTCCGCAACTGAGTTCAGAATATATTTTTGATTACAATATTCCTGTATTTATTCAGGCACGTAAATGGTTGGATGCATACTTCCGGGGCATAAATCCAGGTGAAATACCTCCAATACATCTTAAAGGTTCCTCCTTTCGCATTTTGGTATGGGATATTCTACAGGCAGTACCTTATGGCAAAAGTATTACATATAGTGATATTGCTAGGCAGATTGCCATAAAGATGCGAATCTCAAAGATGTCAGCTCAGGCTGTTGGAGGAGCTGTATCTCATAATCCAATAAGTATTATTGTTCCATGTCACAGGGTTATAGGGGTCAAAGGTGATCTTACTGGATATGCAGGAGGACTTCAAAGAAAGATTGAACTGTTAAGGATTGAACATACTGACTTTCTTATGTAA
- a CDS encoding alpha/beta hydrolase family protein gives MDKIKSIIISLAIAVIPVSSLRAQTFESKYTKSFSTVMNGLEKRFNVKFRYSVDTVGLKLTYADFRVRAYSLDESLRNILSLFDFNYWKQTDKLYKIKPYEYPRRHVEEGEKMLAYLNTLYSNKDQWEMRRDSLRKSVRNLLGIDQLMDSLVHKKPVLSKIRKYDGYTVQNICIETLPGLHLFGSIYSPSTKGKHALIICPDGHFNGGRYREDEQLRLATLARMGAVCSDFDLYGWGESEKEVGLEAHQTSRAHVVQAMDGLVILDYLLHNRKDIDRNRIGVNGGSGGGTHTILLTVLDNRFTASAPTVNLASHFDGGCPCESGKPVQLACGGTCNPELAAMFAPRPMLIVSDGGDWTSSVPTVEFPYLERIYGFYNAKDKVRNVHLPSEHHDFGPNKRNAVYDFFIDVFKLDRKKLDESKVTVVSPEILKSNCLK, from the coding sequence ATGGACAAGATAAAATCAATAATAATATCACTAGCGATTGCTGTTATACCAGTATCATCGCTTAGAGCACAGACGTTCGAATCAAAGTATACAAAATCATTCAGTACTGTTATGAATGGTTTGGAAAAACGTTTCAATGTGAAGTTCAGATATAGTGTTGATACAGTGGGTCTAAAATTAACTTATGCAGATTTTCGTGTAAGAGCATATTCTTTAGACGAATCTCTGAGAAACATCCTGTCTCTATTTGATTTCAATTATTGGAAACAGACGGATAAATTATATAAGATAAAACCATATGAGTATCCACGACGCCATGTAGAAGAGGGTGAAAAAATGCTTGCATATCTCAATACCCTATATTCTAATAAGGATCAATGGGAAATGCGTAGAGACAGTTTGCGTAAGTCTGTAAGGAATTTGCTTGGCATTGATCAACTGATGGATAGTCTTGTTCATAAGAAACCTGTATTGTCTAAAATACGTAAATATGATGGATATACAGTACAAAATATATGTATAGAGACATTACCCGGACTTCATCTATTCGGCTCAATATATTCACCTTCTACAAAGGGGAAGCATGCGCTTATCATATGTCCTGACGGACATTTCAACGGCGGCCGATATCGTGAAGATGAACAACTACGTCTTGCTACGCTTGCCCGTATGGGCGCAGTGTGTTCAGACTTTGATCTTTATGGATGGGGCGAGTCTGAGAAGGAAGTCGGACTTGAGGCACACCAGACTAGTAGGGCACATGTAGTTCAGGCAATGGATGGTTTGGTAATACTTGATTATTTATTGCATAACCGCAAGGATATAGATAGAAATCGTATAGGTGTTAATGGTGGCAGTGGAGGTGGAACTCATACAATACTACTTACTGTATTGGATAATCGTTTCACAGCATCTGCTCCAACGGTGAATCTTGCAAGTCACTTTGATGGTGGCTGTCCTTGTGAGAGTGGAAAGCCTGTACAACTGGCTTGTGGTGGAACATGTAATCCGGAATTAGCGGCCATGTTTGCTCCTCGTCCAATGCTTATTGTATCAGATGGTGGTGATTGGACATCTAGTGTCCCTACTGTAGAATTCCCTTATTTGGAGAGAATATATGGATTCTATAATGCAAAAGATAAAGTCCGTAATGTGCATTTACCTTCTGAACATCATGATTTTGGGCCAAACAAACGTAATGCTGTTTATGATTTCTTTATAGATGTATTCAAATTGGACCGTAAAAAGTTGGATGAGAGTAAGGTTACTGTTGTTTCTCCAGAAATTCTAAAAAGCAACTGTCTCAAATGA